The genomic DNA CAGCGATATATAGGGTGCGTGGGCATTGGGGGGAAGAGGGATTAATAGAAGGGGTACGCGCTATTCCGCCGCGATCTCGCCGAAAATAATGTCGCTTATGGGCTGGTCTTGCGCATCATGTCGGATGGACCTTGAGGCTCAGCCGGGTAAACCTACGCATTCACCGTGCATGGCGCAGCGACGACGAGCGCCGCTGCAACCGTTTTACGCAAAATTACTCGCCCGCGTCTGTGTAGCGAATTTCGGGCGTGTCCACCCCAGGCGCGGTTTTTTCACGACGCACCAATAGGCGATTGAGCGCATTGATGTAGGCCTTGGCGGACGCCACAACAGTATCTGTATCCGCCGACTGGCCCGTCGCGATGCGCCCGTCTTCTTCCATGCGGACTGATACAGTCGCTTGCGCGTCTGTGCCTTCGGTCACTGCGTGGACCTGATACAATTGCAGGCGGGCATCGTGTGCAAACAACGCCTTGACCGCATTAAAAGTTGCATCCACGGGGCCGTCGCCTGTGGCAGACTTGCTGTGGTCGCTACCATCAATTTCCAGAACCATATCAGCTTTCTGCGGGCCATTCATGCCGCAGACGACGGTCAGGTCCTTCAACTTCAAACGGTCGTCTTCGGTGCTGTTCTGACGGACCAGTGCGATCAGGTCGTCGTCAAAAACTTCCTTCTTGCGGTCGGCCAAATCTTTGAAGCGCACGAACACGTCTTTGAGTTCGTTGTCGCCCATTTCAAAGCCAAGTTCCGACAGTTTTGCACGCAAAGCGGCGCGGCCTGAATGTTTGCCCAGCGGAAGGGTGGTGCCGGATAGACCGACGTCTTCTGGGCGCATGACCTCAAACGTTTCGCGGTTTTTCAGCATGCCGTCTTGATGGATGCCGGATTCATGGGCGAAGGCGTTCTTGCCGACTATTGCCTTGTTGAACTGCACCGGAAACCCGGAAACAGTGGCCACACGGCGTGAGATGTTCATGATCTTGCGGGCGTCGATTCTGGTCTCAAACGGCATGATATCCTTGCGGACCTTCAGCGCCATCACCACTTCTTCGAGGGCGGTGTTGCCTGCACGTTCGCCCAAACCATTAATTGTACATTCAATTTGGCGCGCACCGCCCTGAACGGCTGCCAGCGAATTCGCCGTCGCCATCCCAAGGTCATTGTGACAATGGGTCGAGAATATCACCGTATCGGCGCGGTCCACTTCGGCAATCAAACGCTTGATCAGATCGGCGGATTCAACGGGTTCAGTGTACCCAACGGTGTCGGGAATGTTGATTGTCGTCGCGCCCGCCTTAATCGCGATGTCGACCGTACGTTTCAGAAAACCCCATTCCGTACGCGTCGCGTCCATTGATGACCATTGTACGTTGTCGCACAGATTACGGGCATGGGTTACGCAATCGTGAATGCGCTCCGCCATTTCATCCATGTCGAGATTCGGGATCGCGCGGTGCAGCGGTGAGGTGCCGATGAACGTGTGGATGCGTGGGCGTTGGCTGTGTTTAACTGCCTCCCAGCAGCGGTCTATGTCTTTAAAATTTGCGCGTGATAACCCGCAGATCTGTGCTGTTTTGCTGCGCTTTGCAATTTCAGACACCGCGTTGAAATCCCCCTCTGATGCGATAGGGAATCCGGCTTCAATGATATCGACACCCATCTCATCAAGCATCTCTGCGATTTCGACTTTTTCGTCGTGAGTCATGGTCGCGCCGGGGGATTGTTCCCCATCACGCAGGGTCGTGTCAAAGATCAGAACATGATCAGTCATTTAATTAATCCCTTGTTTTCCTTAGGTTTTCTTGGCGCGTCCTACCCTCTGAGCGGTCGCACCGAAAGGCACGCTCAGAGGCGACTAAGGAGGAGGCCGAGGATGGCCTGAATATGAGCGATAAACGTCATACTGTTGATTATACGCACGCGGGGCTATTTGAAAAGGGGAGAGTTGTTATAATGTGCAGCAGGGCTGCATTTGATATTTGTTTGGGGCGCTGCCCCCGGCCTTCGGCCTCCCCCGGGATATTTATGAGACAAAGACAATTGGACGAATACGTTGTTCAAGTTAGATAGATAGTTATGAAAAATGCTTTGGTCATTGGCGCTTCGGGTGGAATTGGATCTGCCGTCATGCGAGAATTGGAGGCGCGTGGTTACGTCGTCACGGGTGTGTCACGCGGGGATGGGTTGGATGTGACCGATCCGGATTCGGTGGCGCGAGTTTTGGGCGGGCTTACAGGGTCGTTTGAGGTGGTGTTTGTCGCCATCGGCACCTTGGCTGCGGGCGGCGCGCCAGAGAAGTCTTTGGCGGCAATCGATGCGCGGCGGATGGGTGAAATCTATGCGGTGAATGCCATTGGGCCTGCCTTGATATTGGCGCAACTGGACCGGATCATGCCGCGCGATGGGCCATGTTTTGTTGGAGTTCTGTCGGCGCGGGTTGGATCAATTGGCGACAACAAAATCGGCGGTTGGCATTCGTATCGTGCGTCTAAGGCAGCTGCAAACCAGATCGTACGTGGGGCTGCGATTGAGCTTGGCCGCAGGCGTCCCGAAGCGGTGATTGTGGCTTTGCATCCCGGCACCGTAGAGACAAAATTTACCGCTAATTATAAGGGCCATAAGATGATGCCTGCGCCGGAAGCAGCGGAGAACTTGTGTGACGTTTTATTGGGATTAGACGCCCGTCAATCCGGCAGGTTCTTTGATTATGCGGGAGCCGAAGTGGCGTGGTGATCCGCGTTCAAAGGGGCGCATCAAGGCGAAACTAGCAGTTTTTTACGAAATATATTGAGCAATTTTCGGTTTGTATAAAACTATTCGGTATAGATTTGGTTGGTGAGCCGAGGATTGCCGTGGGTTTTGAGTTTCGAAGGTTGACAGAACATGACCCCGTTTTGGGCGAGGCGTTGGGCGTTATTCGCGCAGCGTTTGCGGTTATGGAAGGCCGGATTGATCCGCTGTCGTCGCTAGGTGATTTGACGTCAGAGTGTCTTTCGCAGAGTGCGGCGCAGGCCGAAGTTTGGGTGGGTGCCATGACAGCATCTGACCCCGTCGCCGGAACGGTGATCCTGACGCCAAAAGACAAGGTTCTTTTTGTTGGCAAACTCGCCGTGCGCGAACACCGCATGAGGCTGGGTCGTGCGGTGATGGCACTGGCCGAGGCGGGGGCGTCAGGGTTTGGTTGGCTTGAACTGCAAAGCCGCGTTGAGTTGGTGGAGGTTAACGCGATGTTCAAGGCGCTTGGTTTTCGCGAGGTTGGGCGTACAACGCATGAGGGATATGTGCTGCCGACGTCGATTTTGTTTCACAAAGTGTTTGGATGATTTGGCAATGTGAGCTTCGAGCCTTCTGCACGTGTTTTCGAAGGCGCGGCCAAAGTTGGATATTGCATAAAACCACAAATTTTTGATTATTTATGCCAAGTAGAAACTGCCCGCAACTTGGTCACGGACAGACGAAGTACGTCGTTATGTGATGACTTCACCGATCAACATCTTCGGTTCGGTCTTTGTGAAATTTGGGATGTCAGCAAGCACTGGGCCAGCGACTTCAAGAGTGGCTTGCAGATTGTCCATGCTGGTGAAAATCATTGTCGCGACCACGTAAAACCCGGCTGGAACATCTGGGCCTCCGGCAAAACTTTTTGAAATGCTCGTACTGTCGATGTGTTCACCCATATGTTTACCAACAAGCGGGATATAAGTTGTTGTGTAATAGTCGTGATCAAATTGTGTATCGCCACCTACGGGATAAAGAACTTGCGATGAAACGGACACAAAATTTCCTTTTTTGGGTTTTTTTACGCAAGGCTTAATTGATCAAGTTGATTTGGCCATCAAAAATGATTGAGAAATGTAGTGCGGTTTGTGAAAATCTTCACACAAATGTTGGCATGTCAAATTCAGTGGCCCGCAGAGAAATCTGCCGATCGTTGTAATGAACGGCATGTGCGAAGTACCAAGGGTAGCAATTTTTGCAAGTGCAGCGAATTCACACTTTGTCCTGTGTGGATGGCTCCTACTTAGCAAGACATTTCTGATGCGATTTATGTTTGTCAGATGCGGTCTTGTGTCCGGGCTGTTGGCGCGGATCACTTGGCCGCTGGCCCTGATGGTTTTCATAAACCAAGTCCCATTCTGCTCATCGAACAACGTGCGTTCAGGACAAAGTACGGTGTATCTAGGTTCTAGGGCTGACAAGTTTTCCATCACTTCATTGGCCTTGCTATCTCTGTGTTTCGGTATGGGTCAGATTGTTCTGATGCGGTAAGGTTCGTTACGGGGTGGGACGGCCCAAACCATGCGAGCAGTTTTATTCGCCATCGCGACGGCGGCCACTTTGCCGGGTTTTTGGGCCATGATGTCCGCGAACCATGGGTCATATCGCTCGGGGTTTTTGGTGATCTGGCGCATTCGGGACATCATGCTGAGAACCAGTAATCGTCGAATGTATCGATCCCCCATCTTTGATATACGTCCCAATCGCTCTTTACCGCCGCTGGAACGACTTAGAGGTGTGAGGCCAAGCCAAGCGGTAAAATCACGACCTGTGCTGAACTGTCTACCAGTGCCAATCGTGGCCACGATGGCAGAAGCTGTAATCGGCCCTATGCTAGGGATCGTTTGCAAAAGGGCGACGCGATCTTAGAGTCGTGCCATATGCGTCATCTCTTGGGTGTAGTTTGCAATCTTCCCATGCAGGAACAAAAGTTGCTCACAGAGTTCAGCGATCCCACCGCCTGCGGTGTCAGGCAGATCAGGACATTCGCCTCCGAATTGGCGCTTTGCAAACTGAGTGGCGTGGCCGACACCTTGCGGGAACACGGTGCCAAATTCGGCCAATTGCGCGCGCAACATATTGACGGTTTGCATTCGCTGTCGAACCACAATGTCCCTTGTTCAATGCTATGCCAGAATTGCTTGCTGATCTGGCGCCTTGATCTCGACAAATCGCATCGTCGGCTGTGTTACAGCCTCACAAATGGCCTCTGCATCAGCCGCATCAGATTTACCGCGTTTGATGTAGGTCTTCACATAAATGGGTGGGATCAGTTTTGCGTCGTGGCCGATGTGAACAGTTCGCGCGCCCAATGATGGCTCGTGCCGCATGCTTCAATTCCGACGAGGCAAGGTTCAAGGCATTCAAAGAACTTCAGTAATTGCGCACGCCGTAGTGCGCGATTGAAAACAACATCGCCGTCATCAGTGATGCCGTGAACCTGGAAAATGTTCTTGGCTAAATCTAGATCTACTGTCGTAACTCGCATCGGGTGGCTCCTCCGCTGAGCAATTTCTGACAACTGCAGTATGGCGTATTACGACACCGATGGGCGCAAGAGCCATCCATCCCATCTGCAGGGCAGACGGTCACTCGGTCGCCACACCTTCACCCACAACGCCATCCGTGGCCGGATTGTTTGCGCCCTGCATGACCAATGCGCCGTCTTGCCATTCGCCGTCGGCCATTTGACCGGAGGCCGCGTAGGTCATTGTGCCAATCCCTTGGCGTCGACCGGAGCGGAATTCGCCTGAGTAGACGTCACCATTGGTATATGTCGCAACGCCGAGGCCAGCAATTTCACCGACGGTCCATTGGCCTTCGTAGGTAAAACCATCAGCCATCGTAATTTTGCCGGTCCCATCGCGTTGGCCGTTCGCGAATGCGCCTTCATAGATCGTGCCATCGGCGTAGGTTGCCGTGCCAAACCCGCTGCGCTGTCCGTCTTCCCAATCGCCGACATAGATGTAACCGTCGGCGTAGCGCATCGTGCCTGTTCCATGGTTTTTCGCGTTGAGGAATTCGCCTTCGTAGACAAGGCCATTGGCGTAGGTTGCGATGCCTGCGCCGTTGATGACACCAGCCTCCCAGCGGCCCTCATAGGTTGAGCCATCGGGGTAGGTTATTTTGCCTGTGCCATGGGCGAGGTCGTCCATGAAGGTGCCCACGTAGGTGGACCCGTCCGGATAGGTGACTTCGCCGGTCCCTTCGATTTGGCCGTTCGACCATTCACCTGCGTAGCGGTATCCGTCTGCGCCTGTGAACGTGCCGTCACCGTTGCGCAGGTCGTTTGCAAAGCCGCCCGCGTAAACGTCGCCGTTTGCGAAGGTCACTGTGCCGACGCCTTGGCGTTGACCTGCCACGAGGTCGCCTTCATAGATATCGCCGTTGGGCTGGATCAAGCGGCCTGTGCCCTCAATCTGGCCAGCGGCCCATGTGCCGTCATAGACCAGACCGTCCGGCATGGTCAGGGTGCCGACGCCTTGGCGTTCGCCGGCTGCCAATGTACCGTTGTAAATGGCACCGTCGGGGTAGGTGATCGACCCTTCGCCTTCTTTGACGCCGTTGACCCATGGGCCAGCGTAGATGTAGCCGCCAGGGCTGGACATGGTACCTTGGCCGTGGTGCATCGCATTTCTAAAGTCACCCTCATAGATCACGCCATTGTCGTAGCGCGCGATGCCGCGTCCGGTGATTTTACCGTCGATCCAGTCGCCTTCATACGTTCCGCCATCAGCGAAGTTGATGACACCGAAGCCTTCGGGTTTTCCGGCGGCGAATTGACCTTCGTAAATCGACCCGTTCGGGAATCGCGCTGTGCCCTTGCCGCGAATTTCGCCCTCAAACCATTCGCCGTCGTATTGGTAGCCGTTGGGAAGGGTGTAGGTGCCCTGACCGTGCTGCAAGCCGCCCAAAAACTGGCCTTCGTAGATGCCGCCGTCGTCGTATTGTTTTGTCTGAACGGATTGCGCCAACGCAGGCGTTGCCATCAGCAGGGCGGCGATCAGGTGCGGCGTAAAGCGCTTCATATCGGGCTTCTTTCATGCGGAATTTGAGGCAGGATAGGGGGAAGGGGGCGCCGTGACAACTGTGGTTCTACGTGGCTTTTGCGTCTTCGGCTTTCCCTTGCCGGTTTGTGTGATTATGTGGGGATAATATATGTGAAAGGTGACCCCATGAGCGACCGTTTCCGCCTGACGATGGCGCAGTTGAATCCCACTGTTGGTGACATCACAGGCAATGCTGAAAAGGCGCGCTTTGCATGGGAGCAGGGGCGCGCTGCGGGGGCTGACATGGTCATGCTGCCGGAGATGTTTTTGGTCGGGTATCAGCCGCAAGATTTGATCATGAAACCCGCATTTGAACGTGAAGTTGCGGCTGAGTTGGAACGGCTGGCGGCGGATTGTGCAGATGGTCCGATGCTTGGGATTGGTGGGCCGTTTCGGGAAGGCGACAAGCTGCACAATGCGTATTTTGTTCTGAAGAATGGGAGGGTTATTTCCACGACGCGCAAATATTTCCTTCCTAACTTCAATGTCTTCGACGAGGTCCGCCTGTTCAGTCGCGCTGATATGCAAGGGCCATTTAATACGGGGGAGGACGCAGGGCCGCTGCGGATTGGAACACCGATTTGCGAAGACGCATGGTATCCGGATGTCTGCGAGGCGATGGTGGAAAGTGGTGCGGAATTGTTGCTGGTGCCAAATGGCAGTCCGTATTTTCGTGATAAATTCAGCGTGCGCCTGAACAATATGGTCGCGCGCGTGATCGAAAATGATGTTCCGCTGGTCTATCTGAACATGGTCGGTGGGCAGGACGATCAGGTGTTTGATGGCGGGTCGTTCGTGTTGAACCGCCACGGCGCGTTGGCCGTGCAGATGCCGTGGTTTGAAGACGCGATTGCCCACGTTGATTTCGTGCGAACGGATGCTGGGTGGGTCGCCGAAGACGGTGACAAACACCTTGAACCGAGCGCGTTCGAAACCGATTACGCGGCGATGGTGCTGGGACTGCGTGATTACATGGACAAGACCGGATTCAAGAAAGTCCTGCTAGGCCTGTCTGGTGGCGTGGATTCGGCGATTGTTGCCGCGATTGCGGCAGATGCGTTGGGGCCGGATAATGTGCGCTGCGTGATGATGCCGTCTGAATACACGTCAGATGCGTCTTTGGATGACGCCAAGGCTGCTGCTGCGGCGCTGGGCGTGCGCTATGATATCGTGCCGATCGGTGCTGTGCGGGCGGCAGTGACGGAGACGTTGGCGCCATTGTTTGCGGACTTGGACGAGGGGCTGACGGAAGAGAACATACAGTCACGTATTCGCGGGTTGTTGTTAATGGCGCAGTCTAACAAGTTTGGCGAAATGCTGCTGACGACAGGCAACAAATCAGAGGTCGCGGTGGGATATGCCACGATCTACGGTGATATGTCAGGTGGATATAACCCGATCAAAGACCTTTATAAAACGCGGGTGTTTGATATTTGTCGCTGGCGGAATGTAAATCATCGTCCTTGGATGAAGGCGTCCGCAGGTGAGATGATTCCTGTGGCGATCATCGACAAACCGCCAAGTGCGGAATTGCGCGATGACCAGAAAGACAGCGACAGCCTGCCGGAATATGACGTGTTAGATGGCATTTTAACGATGTTGGTTGACGATGACGCCAGCGTCGCGGACTGCGTCGCGGTGGGCTATGGTCGAACGGTGGTAAAAAAAATCGAACACCTGCTTTTTATCAGTGAATACAAACGGTTCCAGTCTGCACCGGGGCCGCGGTTGTCGATGAAAGCGTTCTGGCTGGATCGCAGGTATCCGATTGTGAACCGCTGGCGTGATGACGGTTAACGCAAAGTTTTCGCAGTTGCGATAAAGTTTGGTCACAAATTGCTGTCAGGATGTTTGGGAAACCGAAAGGACCAGACATGACACCAATTGCCCTTTATCCCAGCGACAGATCGCACAAAAAAAACGGCTGCGATAGGTGCGTTCAATCTGTTTATGGCCTACCAGATGTACAGTTGGGTGCCTGATATGTCGGGCTGGGTTCCGGCGCTTATGGCGTTGATCGGGGCCGGTTTGATTGCGCTTACCGCATGGAGGTACACCATCCCAAGGCCGAGTTTTGCGGCGGATGTGAGCGGCTTTTCAGTGATGGGCAAGAAGAAACGCAGTTGGGACGAATATGGTGGCGTCAAGTTACGGACACTGCGCATCGGGTTTTTTCCTATTGGTAGCTGGGTCATCGTAAAGATTGGAAAATCGGTACATGGGTCGGTTCATATCAAAGTTACACACCTGAGCGCGCCTGTGTCAGACATGGCGGCCGAAATTAACGCCTACGCCAAACATGCGCGGCGGGCGCAGGATTTGACGCTGGCGTTGGCCGCAATACCGGCAACGCAGCTGATCGGTGAAGGTACGCAACCAACAGGACGCTGCCGCGCCGACCCAATGGCGCCGGCTTTTCAAGGCGGTAATTCTAGCCCTGCCCAATCAGTGCGGACCATTTCAGAGCGTCTTTTTGGCCGTCGAAAGGTGATCTGATGCGGCTGATGTGACAACTTCCCTCAAATTGGGAGGACACCACAGGGCGGATGCAGATAACAAAACCCAATCCACCGATGTTGACGAGCGTACGTTTATCGCGGCAATTGAACTTCCGGTCGGGCGTGCGGATGCGGGGGTTCTAGATGCGATGTTTCTGCGTGTAACGGGGGGCAGCCGCGTATTTGTGGGCCGAGCATCATTGACTATGGGCACATTATTCCACCTGTGCAAGCGGGCGTGAGGGGGATGGACCGCTACGAGCGGCGGCTTCAACTGATCGGCGCAACACTGTAATCTTTTTGGAAGGATCGAGTGTGCCCTATGAAGTATCGTCGCCGCGTGTTTTTCACAGGCAAACAGAAATCGGATATCGGGGATCGATGGCAACGGGGGGGCGATGAGGTCGATTGGGCGTGGTTTTGAGCGTTCATCATTGTCGATTTATGCGCTCCTTGCGCGCACTGTGTGGCATTCGCCCACCAGATTCCGTCAGGTCCCGCTTGGTGCTGACCCTGACGGAACGCGAAGAGATATCACAGGGTCTGACCGGGGTCTGATCGGGCCGTTGTCTTTGCGATCGATTGCCCGAACGTTATGGCGTTCGATCTCAACTATCAGCAGAGAGGTGAGACTTAATGTTGGCAGTGCTCAAAACCGCGAGCCCAGTCTGATATTGTTGCGTGAGATCCACTGCCCCCCTCTCGGGCAGTGGACAGGGTCTTGCGAAGCAATGCCTGAGTCATAGCTGAAAGTTTGTGACGGCCCTGATGGGCGGCATATCATGGCGTTGTTGACGCGCCGCATTCTCATTGAGTAAGGGATATGCCACATGACCAAGAATACAGTTATCGACTTCACGAAACCAAGCGATTTTTCACCTGATCCGTTGACAGATGTGCTGCGCGCAGGAGCACGGGAGCTTCTGGCCACTGCTGTGCGCGCTGAGGTGTCGGAGTTTCTGGAAGGTCACGTCCACCTTTTGAACGACGAGGGTCGCCAGCGGCTGGTGCAGCATGGCTTTCTGCCGGAGCGCGAAGTTATGACCATTGCCCCCTCTCGGTCATGCAAAGCATGGCCTGTCGGCAACGGGACAGGCGATTGTGAAACAATCTGCCGAGAAGGGGGATCGGCAAGGTGTCAGTCCAGGTTCCTCGGGTGCGCGACCGTGGTGCAAACGCGGATGGTATGAAGGTCCATTTCAACGCGTCGCTTATCCCGCCCTATTTGCGCAAGGCAAAGTCTGTGGCGGAATTGCTGCCATGGCTTTACCTCAAGCACTGCCCGGCAGGCGATGCTTGCATCGCCGAGAGGGGGCATCTCGACGGGGGACTTCAGGGAGGCTCTGGCTTCGTTGGTGGGCCCGCCTGCCGAGGGGTTGTCGTCTTCGACAATCACACGTCTTAAGGCAACCTGGTGGGACGAGTATAAGGCCTGGCGCAAGCGCGATCTGACCTGTTGCCCGGCAGTGCATGCGTCGCATGCATGAGAGGGGGGCAAGCGCTACGCCTACATCTGGGCGGACGGTGTCTACTTCAACCCGCGCCTGGACGATGATCGTCAATGTATGTTGGTGATTATTGGCGCAGACGAATACGGCGACAAGGATGTTCTTGGTATCATGGATGGGTTCCGCGAGAACGCGGACAACCCCCTCTCACACATGCAAGCATGTGTTGCCGCTCAACGGGCGTGATCTTCTTCGGAGCCTGAAAAAACGGGGACTGATGATTGCGCCCGATCTGGCCTGTGGCTCCTCCTCACGTGACATTGTTGCACAATGCACTGCCGGGCAATGGATGGTGCCCTGGGCTTTTGGACCGCATTGCGGGACGTGTATCCGAGCACACGCGAACAACGCTGCTGGCTCCACAAGATGGCCAACATCACGGGCGCGATGCCGAAGCCCTACATGAAAAGCCCACGGCAGGGCTGCAAGACATCTGCCCTCTCA from Octadecabacter antarcticus 307 includes the following:
- a CDS encoding SDR family NAD(P)-dependent oxidoreductase, whose protein sequence is MKNALVIGASGGIGSAVMRELEARGYVVTGVSRGDGLDVTDPDSVARVLGGLTGSFEVVFVAIGTLAAGGAPEKSLAAIDARRMGEIYAVNAIGPALILAQLDRIMPRDGPCFVGVLSARVGSIGDNKIGGWHSYRASKAAANQIVRGAAIELGRRRPEAVIVALHPGTVETKFTANYKGHKMMPAPEAAENLCDVLLGLDARQSGRFFDYAGAEVAW
- a CDS encoding 2-isopropylmalate synthase; its protein translation is MTDHVLIFDTTLRDGEQSPGATMTHDEKVEIAEMLDEMGVDIIEAGFPIASEGDFNAVSEIAKRSKTAQICGLSRANFKDIDRCWEAVKHSQRPRIHTFIGTSPLHRAIPNLDMDEMAERIHDCVTHARNLCDNVQWSSMDATRTEWGFLKRTVDIAIKAGATTINIPDTVGYTEPVESADLIKRLIAEVDRADTVIFSTHCHNDLGMATANSLAAVQGGARQIECTINGLGERAGNTALEEVVMALKVRKDIMPFETRIDARKIMNISRRVATVSGFPVQFNKAIVGKNAFAHESGIHQDGMLKNRETFEVMRPEDVGLSGTTLPLGKHSGRAALRAKLSELGFEMGDNELKDVFVRFKDLADRKKEVFDDDLIALVRQNSTEDDRLKLKDLTVVCGMNGPQKADMVLEIDGSDHSKSATGDGPVDATFNAVKALFAHDARLQLYQVHAVTEGTDAQATVSVRMEEDGRIATGQSADTDTVVASAKAYINALNRLLVRREKTAPGVDTPEIRYTDAGE
- a CDS encoding NAD+ synthase; its protein translation is MSDRFRLTMAQLNPTVGDITGNAEKARFAWEQGRAAGADMVMLPEMFLVGYQPQDLIMKPAFEREVAAELERLAADCADGPMLGIGGPFREGDKLHNAYFVLKNGRVISTTRKYFLPNFNVFDEVRLFSRADMQGPFNTGEDAGPLRIGTPICEDAWYPDVCEAMVESGAELLLVPNGSPYFRDKFSVRLNNMVARVIENDVPLVYLNMVGGQDDQVFDGGSFVLNRHGALAVQMPWFEDAIAHVDFVRTDAGWVAEDGDKHLEPSAFETDYAAMVLGLRDYMDKTGFKKVLLGLSGGVDSAIVAAIAADALGPDNVRCVMMPSEYTSDASLDDAKAAAAALGVRYDIVPIGAVRAAVTETLAPLFADLDEGLTEENIQSRIRGLLLMAQSNKFGEMLLTTGNKSEVAVGYATIYGDMSGGYNPIKDLYKTRVFDICRWRNVNHRPWMKASAGEMIPVAIIDKPPSAELRDDQKDSDSLPEYDVLDGILTMLVDDDASVADCVAVGYGRTVVKKIEHLLFISEYKRFQSAPGPRLSMKAFWLDRRYPIVNRWRDDG
- a CDS encoding MORN repeat-containing protein, giving the protein MKRFTPHLIAALLMATPALAQSVQTKQYDDGGIYEGQFLGGLQHGQGTYTLPNGYQYDGEWFEGEIRGKGTARFPNGSIYEGQFAAGKPEGFGVINFADGGTYEGDWIDGKITGRGIARYDNGVIYEGDFRNAMHHGQGTMSSPGGYIYAGPWVNGVKEGEGSITYPDGAIYNGTLAAGERQGVGTLTMPDGLVYDGTWAAGQIEGTGRLIQPNGDIYEGDLVAGQRQGVGTVTFANGDVYAGGFANDLRNGDGTFTGADGYRYAGEWSNGQIEGTGEVTYPDGSTYVGTFMDDLAHGTGKITYPDGSTYEGRWEAGVINGAGIATYANGLVYEGEFLNAKNHGTGTMRYADGYIYVGDWEDGQRSGFGTATYADGTIYEGAFANGQRDGTGKITMADGFTYEGQWTVGEIAGLGVATYTNGDVYSGEFRSGRRQGIGTMTYAASGQMADGEWQDGALVMQGANNPATDGVVGEGVATE
- a CDS encoding EthD family reductase — translated: MSVSSQVLYPVGGDTQFDHDYYTTTYIPLVGKHMGEHIDSTSISKSFAGGPDVPAGFYVVATMIFTSMDNLQATLEVAGPVLADIPNFTKTEPKMLIGEVIT
- a CDS encoding N-acetyltransferase is translated as MTEHDPVLGEALGVIRAAFAVMEGRIDPLSSLGDLTSECLSQSAAQAEVWVGAMTASDPVAGTVILTPKDKVLFVGKLAVREHRMRLGRAVMALAEAGASGFGWLELQSRVELVEVNAMFKALGFREVGRTTHEGYVLPTSILFHKVFG